The Candidatus Acidiferrales bacterium genome contains a region encoding:
- a CDS encoding ArdC family protein: MKVEQAKQIASNAIEQLRQALEAGHSERLKDYLAAMARFRRYSWGNIMLIASQKPNATHLAGFHAWHKMGRFVKKGEKGILILAPVIRKKAENNRETEPDESSVAVGFRAAYVFDISQTDGQPLPEIGSVNGDPREYRERLAKFVAEQAIALEYSGEIAPARGTSSGGKITLLTGQSPAEEFATLAHETAHELMHRDERRSSTTKRIRETEAEAVAFVVCSAIALQTGSAAQDYIGLYGGDAKLLGESLEYVQRTATQILNAIGADDSSAPPA, translated from the coding sequence ATGAAAGTCGAACAAGCAAAACAGATCGCAAGCAACGCAATCGAGCAACTCCGGCAAGCCCTAGAAGCGGGCCACAGTGAGCGCCTCAAGGACTATCTCGCGGCGATGGCGCGCTTCCGGCGCTATTCGTGGGGCAACATAATGCTTATCGCATCGCAGAAGCCGAACGCCACGCACTTGGCAGGCTTTCACGCTTGGCACAAGATGGGCCGCTTCGTGAAGAAGGGCGAGAAAGGCATCCTGATTCTCGCTCCAGTCATTCGGAAAAAGGCCGAGAACAACCGCGAAACCGAGCCGGACGAATCCTCAGTCGCAGTTGGATTCCGCGCGGCCTACGTGTTCGATATCAGCCAAACGGACGGCCAGCCGTTGCCGGAAATCGGCAGCGTGAACGGCGACCCACGTGAATATCGTGAGCGGCTTGCGAAATTCGTCGCCGAGCAAGCCATCGCGCTCGAATATTCCGGCGAAATCGCGCCTGCACGCGGCACCTCGTCAGGCGGCAAGATCACGTTGCTGACCGGCCAGTCACCGGCTGAAGAATTCGCGACTCTCGCGCATGAGACGGCGCATGAGCTCATGCATCGCGACGAACGCCGCAGCAGCACAACCAAGCGAATCCGCGAGACCGAGGCCGAGGCCGTCGCTTTTGTAGTTTGCAGCGCAATCGCCCTCCAGACCGGAAGCGCCGCGCAGGACTACATCGGCTTGTACGGCGGCGATGCCAAGCTCCTTGGCGAAAGCCTCGAATACGTGCAGCGAACCGCAACGCAAATCCTGAATGCCATCGGCGCGGATGATTCATCCGCGCCGCCCGCCTAG